In Thermus filiformis, one DNA window encodes the following:
- the dnaE gene encoding DNA polymerase III subunit alpha, which produces MGDKPLKFAHLHQHTQFSLLDGAARLEDLLSWVKATTPHDPALAMTDHGNLFGAVEFYKKATAKGIKPIIGYEAYVAAESRFDRKRGKGLDGGYFHLTLLAKDFRGYQNLVKLASRAYLEGFYEKPRIDREILREHAEGLIALSGCLGAEIPQFILQDRLDLAEARLNEYLSIFKDRFFIEIQDHGLPEQKKVNQVLKEFARKYGLGMVATNDGHYVRKEDAEAHAVLLAIQSKTTWDDPERWRFPCDEFYVKTPEEMRQALGEEWGDEPFDNTVEIARMCNVELPIGDKMVYRIPRYPLPEGRTESQYLRELTFAGLLKRYPDRVTEEVYREFFRKLGKLPPHGDGEALARALGQLSPEDWERARGLLPPLEGVSEWDGWRILARALYELSIIERMGFPGYFLIVQDYVGWAKANGISVGPGRGSAAGSLVAYAVGITNIDPLRFGLLFERFLNPERVSMPDIDTDFSDRRRDEVIRYVKERYGEEKVAQIGTFGSLASKAALKDVARVFGVPHKRAEELAKLIPVQFGKPKPLAEALEVVPELRAEMEKDPLIRRVIQVAMRLEGLSRHASVHAAGVVISDQPLTELVPLMRDTSGEGVVTQYDMGGVEALGLLKMDFLGLRTLSFLDEARRIVKESRGVDLDYDRLPLDDPKTFELLSRGETKGVFQLESGGMTATVRGLKPRRLEDIIALVSLYRPGPMEHIPTYIRRHHGQEPVSYAEFPHAEKYLRPILDETYGIPVYQEQIMQIASAVAGYSLGEADLLRRAMGKKKVEEMQKHRERFVRGAKERGVPEEEADRLFDLLEAFANYGFNKCLPARAKVVDYRTGRLLTVGEIVREGPQGVWVASLDERTLRLVPRPVVAAFPSGRAQVLRLRTSTGRVLEATANHPVYTPEGWRPLGALAPGDHLALPRHLPYRPSASLKPHELDLLAFALAKGNLRHKRGFCLYPASPEELAAMEEALAAFPNTRTRVVGRRGVAHLYVGRKDRKSPSGAEAFLKELGLFGLSAREKHLPEVVFRLPPEEVARLLGRLWVGDGEVFPYTTSSEALARGVQHLLLRLGLQSRLVEEGKGYAVHLLGGLEAARAFAEQVGPYLLGGRREELKRLLRDLEAGRRTQDLLPLAFLPLARQAAAEAGGREAHGRGPARATVERLAALTESLALLRLAQAEVYWDRVEAVEALGEEEVFDLTVEGTHTFVAEDVIVHNSHAAAYSLLSYQTAYVKAHYPVEFMAALLSVERHDSDKVAEYIRDARAMGIEVLAPDVNESGFDFRVVGGRILFGLSAVKNVGEGAAEAILAERAKGPYKSFADFLLRLDEKVANRRAVESLIKAGAFDRFAERGQLLAALDEFLRWASLERERRKSGFGLLFDSVEPPLPKTPPLDEVTRLRYEKEALGLYLSGHPVLRYPGLKEAATTSLAGLRAYLRTTGGRRARVILAGVVEEVVRKPTRSGGMMARFILSDETGALEAIAFGRAYEQVSPRLKEDVPVLLLAEVEEEEENLRLLAQAVYPYEELAHLPRAVELELDLALLDEEAMVHLRSLLEEHPGTLPLYLKVEGPFGEALLAAREVRVGEEVLALLEKEGYRGYTVPDREALWGLNQGGEAAVPF; this is translated from the coding sequence ATGGGGGATAAACCGCTGAAGTTCGCCCACCTGCACCAGCACACCCAGTTCTCCCTTCTGGACGGGGCGGCCCGCCTCGAGGACCTCCTTTCCTGGGTCAAGGCCACCACCCCCCACGACCCCGCTTTGGCCATGACCGACCACGGGAACCTCTTCGGGGCGGTGGAGTTCTACAAGAAGGCCACCGCTAAGGGCATCAAGCCCATCATCGGCTACGAGGCCTACGTGGCGGCGGAGAGCCGCTTTGACCGCAAGCGGGGCAAGGGGCTGGACGGGGGGTACTTCCACCTCACCCTGCTGGCCAAGGACTTCCGGGGCTACCAGAACCTGGTGAAGCTGGCCTCCCGGGCCTACCTGGAGGGCTTCTACGAGAAGCCCCGCATAGACCGGGAGATCCTGCGAGAGCACGCGGAGGGGCTGATCGCCCTCTCGGGCTGCCTGGGGGCGGAGATCCCCCAGTTCATCCTCCAGGACCGGCTGGACCTGGCCGAGGCCCGGCTCAACGAGTACCTCTCCATCTTCAAGGACCGCTTCTTCATTGAGATCCAGGACCACGGCCTTCCCGAGCAGAAGAAGGTCAACCAGGTCCTGAAGGAGTTCGCCCGCAAGTACGGCCTGGGGATGGTGGCCACCAACGACGGCCACTACGTGCGCAAGGAGGACGCGGAGGCCCACGCCGTCCTCTTGGCCATCCAGTCCAAGACCACCTGGGACGACCCCGAGCGCTGGAGGTTTCCCTGCGACGAGTTCTACGTCAAGACCCCGGAGGAGATGCGCCAGGCCCTGGGGGAGGAGTGGGGGGACGAGCCCTTTGACAACACGGTGGAGATCGCCCGCATGTGCAACGTGGAGCTGCCCATCGGGGACAAGATGGTCTACCGCATCCCCCGCTACCCCCTGCCCGAGGGCCGGACGGAGAGCCAGTACCTGCGGGAGCTCACCTTCGCCGGGCTTCTCAAGCGCTACCCGGACCGGGTCACGGAGGAGGTCTACCGGGAGTTTTTCCGCAAGCTCGGCAAGCTTCCGCCCCACGGGGACGGGGAGGCTTTGGCCCGGGCCTTGGGCCAGCTTTCCCCGGAGGACTGGGAGAGGGCAAGGGGGCTCCTACCCCCCTTGGAGGGGGTCTCGGAGTGGGACGGGTGGCGGATTTTGGCTCGAGCCCTCTACGAGCTCTCCATCATAGAGCGGATGGGCTTTCCGGGCTACTTCCTCATCGTCCAGGACTACGTGGGCTGGGCCAAGGCGAACGGGATCTCCGTGGGGCCCGGCAGGGGAAGCGCCGCCGGGAGCCTGGTGGCCTACGCGGTGGGCATCACCAACATAGACCCCCTGCGCTTCGGCCTCCTGTTTGAGCGCTTCCTCAACCCCGAGCGGGTTTCCATGCCGGACATTGACACCGACTTCTCCGACCGCCGCCGGGACGAGGTGATCCGGTACGTGAAGGAGCGCTACGGGGAGGAGAAGGTGGCCCAGATCGGCACCTTCGGAAGCCTGGCCTCCAAGGCCGCCCTCAAGGACGTGGCCCGGGTCTTCGGCGTCCCCCACAAGCGGGCGGAGGAGCTCGCCAAGCTCATCCCCGTCCAGTTCGGCAAGCCCAAGCCCCTGGCGGAGGCTTTGGAGGTGGTCCCGGAGCTCAGGGCGGAGATGGAGAAGGACCCCCTGATCCGCCGGGTGATCCAGGTGGCCATGCGCCTCGAGGGCCTCTCCCGCCACGCCTCCGTCCACGCGGCGGGGGTGGTCATCTCGGACCAGCCCCTCACGGAGCTGGTCCCCCTGATGCGGGACACCTCCGGCGAGGGGGTGGTGACCCAGTACGACATGGGCGGGGTGGAGGCCCTGGGGCTTTTGAAGATGGACTTCCTGGGCCTGCGCACCCTCTCCTTCCTGGACGAGGCCCGGCGCATCGTCAAGGAGTCCCGGGGGGTGGACCTGGACTACGACCGCCTCCCCCTGGACGACCCCAAGACCTTTGAGCTCCTCTCCCGGGGCGAGACCAAGGGGGTCTTCCAGCTGGAGTCGGGCGGGATGACCGCCACGGTGCGGGGGCTGAAGCCCAGGCGGCTGGAGGACATCATCGCCCTGGTCTCCCTCTACCGCCCGGGGCCCATGGAGCACATCCCCACCTACATCCGCCGCCACCACGGCCAGGAGCCCGTGAGCTACGCCGAGTTCCCCCACGCGGAGAAGTACCTGAGGCCCATCCTGGACGAGACCTACGGGATCCCCGTCTACCAGGAGCAGATCATGCAGATCGCCTCGGCTGTGGCGGGGTACTCCCTGGGCGAGGCGGACCTGCTCCGCCGGGCCATGGGCAAGAAGAAGGTGGAGGAGATGCAGAAGCACCGGGAGCGCTTCGTCCGGGGGGCCAAGGAGCGGGGCGTGCCCGAGGAGGAGGCGGACCGGCTCTTTGACCTGCTCGAGGCCTTCGCCAACTACGGCTTCAACAAGTGCCTCCCCGCCCGGGCCAAGGTGGTGGACTACCGCACGGGCCGGCTCCTCACCGTGGGGGAGATCGTCCGGGAGGGCCCCCAGGGGGTCTGGGTCGCCTCCTTGGACGAGAGGACCCTCCGCCTGGTGCCCCGCCCGGTGGTGGCGGCCTTCCCGAGCGGCCGGGCCCAGGTCCTCCGCCTCCGCACCTCCACCGGCCGGGTGCTCGAGGCCACGGCCAACCACCCCGTCTACACCCCGGAGGGCTGGCGGCCCCTGGGGGCCCTGGCCCCGGGGGACCACCTGGCCCTCCCCCGCCACCTGCCCTACCGGCCCTCCGCCAGCCTCAAGCCCCACGAGCTGGACCTTCTGGCCTTCGCCCTGGCCAAGGGCAACCTCCGCCATAAGCGCGGCTTCTGCCTCTACCCCGCCTCGCCGGAGGAGCTCGCCGCCATGGAGGAGGCCCTGGCCGCCTTCCCCAACACCCGCACCCGGGTGGTCGGGCGGCGGGGGGTGGCCCACCTCTACGTGGGCCGGAAGGACCGCAAGTCCCCTTCCGGGGCCGAGGCCTTCCTTAAGGAGCTGGGCCTCTTCGGGCTTTCCGCCCGGGAGAAGCACCTCCCCGAGGTGGTCTTCCGCCTTCCCCCCGAGGAGGTGGCCCGCCTCCTGGGCCGGCTCTGGGTGGGGGACGGGGAGGTGTTCCCCTACACCACCTCCTCGGAAGCCCTCGCCCGGGGGGTCCAGCACCTCCTCCTGCGGCTCGGCCTCCAAAGCCGCCTAGTGGAGGAGGGCAAGGGGTATGCGGTCCACCTCCTGGGGGGCCTCGAGGCCGCCCGGGCCTTCGCCGAGCAGGTGGGGCCCTACCTCCTGGGCGGGCGCCGGGAGGAGCTAAAGCGCCTCCTCAGGGACCTGGAGGCGGGAAGGCGCACCCAGGACCTCCTCCCCCTGGCCTTTTTGCCCCTGGCGCGCCAGGCGGCGGCCGAGGCCGGGGGGCGGGAGGCGCACGGGAGGGGCCCGGCCCGGGCCACGGTGGAGCGCCTGGCCGCCCTCACGGAAAGCCTCGCCCTTTTGCGCCTGGCCCAGGCCGAGGTGTACTGGGACCGGGTGGAGGCGGTGGAGGCCCTGGGGGAGGAGGAGGTCTTTGACCTCACCGTGGAGGGCACCCACACCTTCGTGGCCGAGGACGTCATCGTCCACAACTCCCACGCCGCCGCCTACAGCCTCCTCTCCTACCAGACCGCCTACGTCAAGGCCCACTACCCGGTGGAGTTCATGGCCGCCCTCCTCTCCGTGGAGCGCCACGACTCCGACAAGGTGGCCGAGTACATCCGGGACGCCCGGGCCATGGGGATTGAGGTCCTCGCCCCGGACGTGAACGAGAGCGGGTTTGACTTCCGGGTGGTGGGGGGGCGGATCCTCTTCGGCCTCTCCGCGGTGAAGAACGTGGGCGAGGGGGCGGCGGAGGCCATCTTGGCCGAGCGGGCCAAGGGGCCTTACAAGAGCTTCGCGGACTTCCTTCTCCGGCTGGACGAGAAGGTGGCCAACCGGCGGGCGGTGGAGTCTTTGATCAAGGCGGGGGCCTTTGACCGCTTCGCCGAGCGGGGCCAGCTTCTTGCCGCCTTGGACGAGTTCCTCCGCTGGGCCTCTTTGGAGAGGGAGCGGAGAAAGAGCGGCTTCGGTCTGCTTTTTGATTCGGTGGAGCCCCCCCTGCCCAAGACCCCTCCCCTGGACGAGGTGACCCGGCTCCGGTACGAGAAGGAGGCCCTGGGCCTCTACCTCTCCGGCCACCCCGTCCTCCGGTACCCGGGGCTGAAGGAGGCGGCCACCACCAGCCTGGCCGGCCTCCGGGCCTACCTGCGGACCACGGGGGGGCGGCGGGCCCGGGTCATCCTGGCGGGGGTGGTGGAGGAGGTGGTGCGCAAGCCCACCCGGAGCGGGGGCATGATGGCCCGGTTCATCCTCTCCGACGAGACGGGGGCCCTGGAGGCCATCGCCTTCGGCCGGGCTTACGAGCAGGTCTCCCCCCGGCTCAAGGAGGACGTCCCGGTCCTCCTCCTGGCCGAGGTGGAAGAAGAGGAGGAGAACCTCCGCCTTTTGGCCCAGGCGGTCTACCCCTACGAGGAGCTGGCCCACCTGCCCCGGGCCGTGGAGCTCGAGCTGGACCTGGCCCTTCTGGACGAGGAGGCCATGGTCCACCTGCGGAGCCTCCTCGAGGAGCACCCGGGCACTTTGCCCCTGTACCTGAAGGTGGAGGGGCCCTTCGGGGAGGCCCTCCTGGCCGCCCGGGAGGTCCGGGTGGGGGAGGAGGTGCTGGCCCTTTTGGAAAAGGAGGGGTACCGGGGCTACACGGTGCCCGACCGGGAGGCCCTTTGGGGCCTGAACCAGGGGGGCGAGGCGGCGGTGCCCTTTTAA
- the groL gene encoding chaperonin GroEL (60 kDa chaperone family; promotes refolding of misfolded polypeptides especially under stressful conditions; forms two stacked rings of heptamers to form a barrel-shaped 14mer; ends can be capped by GroES; misfolded proteins enter the barrel where they are refolded when GroES binds), producing the protein MAKVLVFDEAARRALERGVNAVADAVKVTLGPRGRNVVLEKKFGSPTITKDGVTVAKEIELENHLENIGAQLLKEVASKTNDVAGDGTTTATVLAQAIVREGLKNVAAGANPLALKRGIEKAVEAAVEKIRSLAIPVEDRKAIEEVATISANDPEVGKLIADAMEKVGKEGIITVEESKSLETELKFVEGYQFDKGYISPYFVTNPDAMEAVLEDAFILIVEKKVSNVRELLPILEQVAQTGKPLLLIAEDVEGEALATLVVNKLRGTLNVAAVKAPGFGDRRKEMLKDIAAVTGGTVISEELGFKLENATLSMLGRAERVRITKDETTIVGGKGKKEDIEARINAIKKELETTDSEYAKEKLQERLAKLAGGVAVIRVGAATETELKEKKHRFEDALNATRAAVEEGIVPGGGVALLRAISAVDELLKGLEGDEATGAKIVRRALEEPARQIAENAGYEGSVIVQKILSETKNPRYGFNAATGEFVDMVEAGIVDPAKVTRSALQNASSIGSLILTTEAVVAEKPEKKESTPAPAGAGDMDF; encoded by the coding sequence ATGGCGAAGGTTCTCGTATTTGACGAGGCGGCCCGCAGGGCGCTGGAGCGCGGCGTGAACGCGGTGGCCGATGCGGTGAAGGTCACCCTGGGCCCCCGGGGCCGGAACGTGGTCCTAGAGAAAAAGTTCGGCTCCCCCACCATCACCAAGGACGGGGTGACGGTGGCCAAGGAGATTGAGCTGGAGAACCACCTGGAGAACATCGGGGCCCAGCTCCTCAAGGAGGTGGCTTCCAAGACCAACGACGTGGCGGGCGACGGGACCACCACCGCCACCGTTTTGGCCCAGGCCATCGTGCGCGAGGGGCTGAAGAACGTGGCCGCCGGCGCCAACCCCCTGGCCCTGAAGCGGGGGATTGAGAAGGCGGTGGAGGCCGCGGTGGAGAAGATCCGCTCCTTGGCCATCCCGGTGGAGGACCGGAAGGCCATCGAGGAGGTGGCCACCATCTCCGCCAACGACCCCGAGGTCGGCAAGCTCATCGCCGACGCCATGGAGAAGGTGGGCAAGGAGGGGATCATCACGGTCGAGGAGTCCAAGAGCCTCGAGACCGAGCTCAAGTTCGTGGAGGGGTACCAGTTTGACAAGGGGTACATCTCCCCCTACTTCGTCACCAACCCCGACGCGATGGAGGCCGTGCTCGAGGACGCCTTCATCCTCATCGTGGAGAAGAAGGTCTCCAACGTCCGGGAGCTCCTGCCCATCCTCGAGCAGGTGGCCCAGACCGGTAAGCCCCTCCTGCTCATCGCCGAGGACGTGGAGGGCGAGGCCCTCGCCACCCTGGTGGTCAACAAGCTCCGGGGCACCCTGAACGTGGCCGCGGTCAAGGCGCCTGGCTTCGGCGACCGCCGCAAGGAGATGCTCAAGGACATCGCCGCGGTCACGGGCGGCACCGTGATCAGCGAGGAGCTCGGCTTCAAGCTGGAGAACGCCACCCTCTCCATGCTGGGCCGGGCCGAGCGGGTCCGCATCACCAAGGACGAGACCACCATCGTGGGCGGCAAGGGCAAGAAAGAGGACATCGAGGCCCGGATCAACGCCATCAAGAAGGAGCTGGAGACCACCGACAGCGAATACGCCAAGGAGAAGCTCCAGGAGCGCCTGGCTAAGCTCGCGGGCGGCGTGGCCGTGATCCGGGTGGGCGCCGCCACCGAGACCGAGCTCAAGGAGAAGAAGCACCGCTTTGAGGACGCCCTGAACGCCACCCGGGCCGCGGTGGAGGAGGGGATCGTCCCGGGCGGCGGCGTGGCCCTGCTCCGGGCCATCAGCGCGGTGGACGAGCTCCTGAAGGGCCTCGAGGGCGACGAGGCCACCGGGGCCAAGATCGTGCGCCGGGCCCTGGAGGAGCCCGCCCGCCAGATCGCCGAGAACGCCGGCTACGAGGGCTCGGTCATCGTCCAGAAGATCCTCTCCGAGACCAAGAACCCCCGCTACGGCTTCAACGCCGCCACCGGGGAGTTCGTGGACATGGTGGAGGCGGGCATCGTGGACCCCGCTAAGGTGACCCGCTCCGCCCTCCAGAACGCCTCCTCCATCGGCTCCCTCATCCTCACCACCGAGGCGGTGGTGGCCGAGAAGCCCGAGAAGAAGGAGTCCACCCCCGCCCCCGCCGGCGCCGGGGACATGGACTTCTAA
- the groES gene encoding co-chaperone GroES, producing MATEVKTVLKPLGDRVVVKRIEEEPKTKGGIVLPDTAKEKPQKGKVIAVGSGRVLENGQKVPLEVKEGDIVVFAKYGGTEIEIDGEEYVILSERDLLAIVQ from the coding sequence ATGGCGACGGAGGTGAAGACGGTGCTGAAGCCCCTAGGCGACCGGGTTGTGGTGAAGCGGATCGAGGAGGAGCCCAAGACCAAGGGCGGGATCGTCCTGCCCGACACCGCGAAGGAGAAGCCCCAGAAGGGCAAGGTCATCGCGGTGGGCTCGGGCCGCGTGCTGGAGAACGGCCAGAAGGTGCCCCTCGAGGTCAAGGAGGGGGACATCGTGGTCTTCGCCAAGTACGGCGGCACCGAAATCGAGATTGACGGCGAGGAGTACGTGATCCTGTCCGAGCGGGATCTTCTGGCGATTGTGCAGTAA
- a CDS encoding DUF58 domain-containing protein, producing MSLLGLLALLLLVLLYRAPRLARAEARLLGLPPGFPGREGEGRVEVRLSSPWPLLFRLEALPSAPLGLEPRALWGVAWGKACLRLLFPYRYRRRGEHPVRLTLRLTSPLGLGERVLLLEAGRALVYPALRPLPPFRPAPSLFLEGKTSPFGLPDPLEAKGIRPFAPGDSPRLLARKATLRLGKPVVREVERTLLGNLFLHIDTQSRHPGYLDHAASLAAWLLLKAEARGEAFGLSAGEVLPLGRGKAHLERALALLARLSPTPHPAHPPPAPWGSTYLLLTQEAEEAFLRAALKGAARARKGVLLLLPEGYFLFPGEKGKPIRGRPPGLLRALALRGALAAHGVELRVVRGHEPLRL from the coding sequence GTGAGCCTCCTTGGGCTTTTGGCCCTCCTTCTCCTGGTCCTCCTTTACCGGGCCCCCCGCCTGGCCCGGGCCGAGGCCAGGCTTTTGGGCCTTCCCCCGGGGTTTCCCGGGAGGGAGGGGGAGGGGAGGGTGGAGGTGCGGCTTTCTAGCCCCTGGCCCCTCCTTTTCCGCCTCGAGGCCCTCCCCTCGGCCCCCCTGGGGCTAGAGCCCAGGGCCCTTTGGGGGGTGGCCTGGGGCAAGGCCTGCCTTCGCCTCCTCTTCCCCTACCGCTACCGGCGGCGGGGGGAGCACCCCGTGCGCCTTACCCTGCGCCTCACAAGCCCCTTGGGCCTCGGGGAAAGGGTCCTCCTCTTGGAGGCGGGCAGGGCCCTGGTCTACCCCGCCCTCAGGCCCCTCCCCCCTTTCCGCCCCGCCCCGAGCCTCTTCCTGGAGGGCAAGACCTCCCCCTTTGGCCTCCCCGATCCCCTCGAGGCCAAAGGCATCCGCCCCTTCGCCCCCGGGGATTCCCCAAGGCTCCTCGCCCGCAAGGCCACCCTCCGCCTGGGAAAGCCCGTGGTGCGGGAGGTGGAAAGGACGCTTCTAGGCAACCTCTTCCTCCACATAGACACCCAAAGCCGCCACCCGGGCTACCTGGACCACGCGGCCAGCCTCGCCGCCTGGCTCCTCCTTAAGGCGGAGGCCCGAGGGGAGGCCTTCGGCCTCTCCGCCGGGGAGGTCCTCCCCTTGGGCCGGGGGAAGGCCCACCTGGAAAGAGCCCTCGCCCTCTTGGCCCGCCTGAGCCCCACCCCCCACCCCGCCCACCCGCCCCCGGCCCCTTGGGGGAGCACCTACCTCCTCCTCACCCAGGAGGCGGAGGAGGCCTTTTTGCGAGCGGCCCTGAAGGGGGCGGCCCGGGCCCGGAAGGGGGTTTTGCTCCTCTTGCCCGAGGGCTACTTCCTCTTCCCCGGGGAGAAGGGCAAGCCCATCCGGGGCAGGCCCCCAGGGCTTCTGCGGGCCCTGGCCCTAAGGGGCGCCCTCGCCGCCCACGGGGTGGAGCTTCGGGTGGTGCGGGGGCACGAGCCCCTCCGTTTATAA
- a CDS encoding AAA family ATPase produces the protein MLLARIQEALAGRVLLQEETLKLSLATLLSGGHLLLEDVPGTGKTTFAKTLARVLGLSFSRIQMTPDLLPQDLTGVYLYREGSLVWEKGPLFAQVLLVDELNRATPRTQSALLEAMGEGQITLEGRTHPLPEPFFVLATQNPVEEEGTYPLPVAQRDRFAARLSLGYPDEKTLLRALRAQDPLEGLEAVTGAEEILALRKGVRRVRVAEELSDYLLALAAWLRGREAVRLGPSPRALLQVERLAQALALLEGRDYLVPEDLKRAFRAAIPHRLLLRLEAELSGTTPEAMVDEALRAVPVPVEA, from the coding sequence ATGCTCCTGGCGCGCATCCAAGAGGCCCTAGCGGGCCGGGTCCTCCTGCAGGAGGAGACCCTGAAGCTCTCCTTGGCCACCCTCCTTTCCGGGGGGCACCTTCTCCTCGAGGACGTCCCGGGGACGGGCAAGACCACCTTCGCCAAGACCCTGGCCCGGGTCCTGGGCCTCTCCTTTAGCCGGATCCAGATGACCCCGGACCTCCTCCCCCAGGACCTCACCGGGGTCTACCTCTACCGGGAGGGGAGCCTGGTCTGGGAGAAGGGCCCCCTCTTCGCCCAGGTCCTCTTGGTGGACGAGCTCAACCGGGCCACCCCCCGCACCCAGTCGGCCCTCTTGGAGGCCATGGGGGAGGGCCAGATCACCCTGGAGGGGAGAACCCACCCCCTGCCCGAGCCTTTCTTCGTTCTGGCCACGCAAAACCCGGTGGAGGAGGAGGGCACCTACCCCCTGCCCGTGGCCCAGCGGGACCGGTTCGCCGCAAGGCTTTCCTTGGGCTATCCCGACGAAAAGACCCTCCTCAGGGCCTTGAGGGCCCAGGATCCCTTGGAGGGCCTAGAGGCGGTCACCGGGGCGGAGGAGATCCTGGCCTTAAGAAAAGGGGTGCGCAGGGTGCGGGTCGCCGAGGAGCTTTCCGACTACCTCCTCGCCCTTGCCGCCTGGCTTCGGGGGAGGGAGGCGGTGCGGCTTGGCCCCTCCCCCCGGGCGCTTCTCCAGGTGGAGCGCCTGGCCCAGGCCCTGGCCCTTCTGGAGGGGCGCGACTACCTGGTGCCCGAGGACCTTAAGCGGGCCTTCCGGGCCGCCATCCCCCATAGGCTCCTCCTTAGGCTCGAGGCGGAGCTTTCCGGCACCACGCCGGAAGCCATGGTGGACGAGGCCCTAAGGGCCGTGCCCGTACCTGTGGAAGCGTGA
- a CDS encoding DUF4129 domain-containing protein, whose product MAPFLGAGLLLLAAPPFWPGLALGVGLLLVARRVFPEGFLGWAFVPGVLVALGKPLALGVPQGVLVSGLLLLYGLFLSAKAHPLAPLLLLPPALALGPMGLFLLGVLHGVNLLEEAWKEAKARNGAFHAPPQALALPFLLGLGLWGLSFLPLPHFSLPVLVGPNPALGGEASAAGGGEVVYGAPEGGLPLWALWLDRLLSYALPLALLLLLLALLPLLGRGGRLPYRGGHVLPLLLALLAFGLLFLYLGTLGGGEEGSAGTSPLRPVPLMPEPGPKELVPGPKRLAETGLALAGLSALLTLGLLLGLGLFLWRSRPKGAERAEDQSPSKGPRAFRKPLPEDRVRRAYALALRALGRAGLPHLPHEGPLEYQRRVQGLFPEAQGPLGGLTRLYLPVRYGGRAGEEDAAQAEVFLEDILKLCSWRASKRP is encoded by the coding sequence GTGGCCCCTTTCCTGGGGGCCGGCCTCCTCCTTCTCGCCGCGCCCCCCTTCTGGCCCGGCCTGGCCCTGGGGGTGGGCCTCCTCCTTGTGGCCCGGAGGGTCTTCCCCGAGGGGTTCCTCGGGTGGGCCTTCGTGCCCGGGGTGCTGGTGGCCCTGGGCAAGCCCCTTGCCCTGGGGGTGCCCCAGGGGGTTTTGGTCTCCGGCCTTCTCCTCCTTTACGGGCTTTTCCTCAGCGCCAAGGCCCATCCCCTGGCCCCGCTTCTCCTCCTGCCCCCGGCCCTCGCCCTGGGGCCTATGGGGCTTTTCCTCCTGGGGGTGCTCCACGGGGTGAACCTCCTGGAGGAGGCCTGGAAGGAGGCCAAAGCCCGGAACGGGGCCTTCCACGCCCCGCCCCAGGCCCTGGCCCTCCCCTTCCTCCTGGGCCTAGGGCTTTGGGGGCTTTCCTTCCTGCCCCTACCCCACTTTTCCCTTCCTGTCCTAGTAGGGCCTAACCCCGCCCTAGGCGGGGAGGCTTCGGCGGCCGGGGGCGGGGAGGTGGTGTACGGAGCCCCGGAAGGGGGCCTACCCCTTTGGGCCCTTTGGCTGGACCGCCTCCTGTCCTATGCCCTCCCTCTGGCCCTCCTTCTCCTCCTCCTCGCCCTCCTTCCCCTCCTGGGCCGGGGCGGGCGGCTTCCCTACCGGGGAGGGCATGTCCTTCCCCTCCTCCTCGCCCTTTTGGCCTTCGGTCTCCTTTTCCTCTACCTGGGCACCCTGGGGGGCGGGGAGGAGGGGTCCGCAGGCACCTCCCCCTTACGCCCCGTTCCCCTCATGCCCGAGCCCGGCCCAAAGGAGCTGGTCCCAGGGCCCAAGCGGCTGGCGGAAACAGGCCTCGCCCTGGCCGGGCTTTCCGCCCTCCTGACCCTGGGTCTTCTCCTCGGCCTTGGGCTTTTCCTCTGGCGAAGCCGCCCAAAGGGGGCGGAAAGGGCCGAGGACCAAAGCCCCTCTAAGGGGCCGAGGGCCTTTCGCAAGCCCCTCCCCGAGGACCGGGTGCGCCGGGCCTACGCCCTCGCCCTAAGGGCCCTGGGCCGGGCGGGCCTCCCCCACCTCCCCCACGAAGGCCCCCTGGAGTACCAAAGGCGGGTCCAGGGGCTTTTCCCCGAGGCCCAAGGCCCCTTGGGGGGCCTCACCCGGCTCTACCTCCCCGTGCGCTACGGGGGAAGGGCGGGGGAGGAGGACGCGGCCCAAGCGGAAGTCTTCCTGGAGGATATTCTTAAGCTATGCTCCTGGCGCGCATCCAAGAGGCCCTAG